The Pyrus communis chromosome 9, drPyrComm1.1, whole genome shotgun sequence genome has a segment encoding these proteins:
- the LOC137744795 gene encoding probable serine/threonine-protein kinase At1g54610, translating into MGCVFSREGSSGVDSQPKGQRRDLSVESARKVDDVVVQKVDGENAEVHVGGGEGKKEENGHGGEKPPRGERRRSKPNPRSGSVPKQSRGAQVAAGWPPWLTEACGEAINGWTPRKADTFEKIDKIGSGTYSNVYKAKDMLTGKIVALKKVRFDNLEPESVRFMAREILILRRLDHTNVVKLEGLVTSRMSCSLYLVFEYMEHDLAGLAASPEIKFTESQVKCYMHQLLSGLEHCHNRGVLHRDIKGSNLLIDNGGVLKIADFGLASFFDPNRKHPMTSRVVTLWYRPPELLLGATDYGVGVDLWSAGCILAELLAGKPIMPGRTEVEQLHKIYKLCGSPSDEYWRKAKLPNATLFRPREPYRRCIRETFKDFPPSSLPLIETLLAIDPAERQTATAALCSGFFLSEPYACEPSSLPKYPPTKEIDAKRRDDEARRLRAAGRAQADGPKKTRTRERGPRGMPAPEANAELQSNIDRRRLITHANAKSKSEKFPPPHQDGAVGYPLGSSHHFDPSLVPPDVPFSTTSFSYPKESLQAWSGPLVDPASAGGPRRKKHTGHDGRETSKSFTGNHREKHHDARVRGKRSVA; encoded by the exons ATGGGCTGTGTGTTTAGCAGAGAAGGGTCTTCGGGAGTCGATTCTCAGCCAAAGGGGCAGAGGAGAGATTTGAGTGTAGAATCTGCTAGGAAGGTAGATGATGTTGTGGTGCAGAAGGTAGATGGTGAAAACGCCGAGGTTCATGTTGGTGGGGGTGAGGGTAAGAAGGAGGAAAATGGACATGGAGGTGAGAAACCGCCGAGGGGGGAGAGAAGGCGATCGAAGCCCAACCCGAGGTCAGGTAGTGTACCAAAGCAATCGCGTGGCGCCCAGGTGGCTGCAGGCTGGCCACCCTGGCTCACTGAGGCGTGTGGGGAGGCGATCAATGGGTGGACTCCACGGAAAGCAGACACGTTTGAGAAAATTGATAAG ATTGGGTCCGGAACGTATAGTAATGTGTACAAGGCTAAAGATATGTTGACGGGGAAAATTGTTGCCCTAAAGAAAGTTAGATTTGACAATTTGGAACCTGAGAGTGTGAGATTTATGGCTAGAGAAATTCTTATTTTGCGGAGACTGGATCATACCAATGTTGTAAAGTTGGAGGGTCTGGTTACGTCGAGGATGTCATGTAGTTTGTACCTGGTGTTTGAATACATGGAGCATGATCTAGCTGGACTTGCCGCAAGCCCAGAAATTAAATTCACAGAATCTCAG GTAAAATGTTACATGCATCAACTACTATCTGGACTTGAGCACTGTCACAACCGTGGTGTGCTTCACCGTGACATTAAAGGATCAAatcttttgattgacaatgGAGGAGTTCTTAAAATTGCCGACTTTGGGTTGGCTTCTTTTTTTGATCCAAACCGCAAGCATCCCATGACTAGTCGGGTGGTTACTCTATGGTATCGACCTCCCGAGCTTCTTCTTGGGGCTACTGATTATGGTGTGGGTGTGGACCTCTGGAGTGCAGGTTGCATTTTAGCAGAGTTACTAGCTGGGAAGCCTATCATGCCTGGTCGTACTGAG GTGGAGCAACTACATAAGATATACAAACTATGTGGTTCACCTTCGGATGAATACTGGAGGAAGGCaaagttgcctaatgcaactcTATTTAGGCCTCGGGAGCCTTACAGAAGATGCATAAGAGAGACATTCAAAGATTTTCCCCCATCATCATTGCCCCTTATTGAAACTCTTCTTGCAATCGATCCAGCAGAACGTCAGACAGCCACAGCTGCATTGTGCAGTGGG TTTTTTCTATCAGAGCCTTATGCTTGTGAACCTTCTAGCCTCCCAAAGTATCCCCCAACCAAAGAAATTGACGCCAAACGCCGGGACGATGAAGCTCGTAG ACTACGAGCTGCTGGGAGAGCCCAGGCTGATGGTCCAAAGAAAACACGCACACGGGAACGGGGTCCTAGGGGTATGCCAGCTCCAGAAGCCAATGCCGAGCTTCAGTCCAATATTGAT AGAAGGCGCCTAATTACGCATGCAAATGCAAAGAGCAAAAGTGAAAAGTTTCCTCCACCGCACCAGGATGGGGCAGTTGGCTACCCTTTGGGATCTTCACATCATTTTGATCCCTCCCTTGTTCCTCCTGACGTTCCTTTCAGCACAACCTCATTCAGTTACCCTAAAGAGTCACTGCAAGCTTGGTCAGGTCCGTTGGTCGACCCTGCTTCTGCCGGTGGTCCAAGACGGAAGAAACATACTGGACACGATGGGCGAGAAACTTCAAAATCCTTTACAGGAAACCATAGAGAGAAACATCACGATGCTCGTGTTAGAGGAAAGAGAAGTGTGGCTTGA